One segment of Polypterus senegalus isolate Bchr_013 chromosome 8, ASM1683550v1, whole genome shotgun sequence DNA contains the following:
- the pld7 gene encoding 5'-3' exonuclease PLD3 isoform X1 translates to MKMGRRKVEQETPVRRSSRLRDIPPDKTGIMEPSQQSESRTDDWIGPHLRKSIKAYRNPTSAPEPTSEPEPNSKPTKEKEIPDEDPKEIAPAKVHSTKIPTYHGSTVKIPLPMQITAAEPRVMLGFRVPMKLDRREITPETTRSDSPISDQGATLKGTDDVQEKLVSPPAETVKHIPIQSVLEEKVKAEITKPDTEILQPRTKQDRLPRGKFAKPNTIMTLKNLKPVTTGHTKKRYLSFLWLFLLPILAVILWYYEIPRSGKALLQEMSFVSDPSIFVGMFMGPEELCESDCSFQLVESIPTGLEYPEGSPLYPSIFQAWKHLLNEANGSVDIAAFYFTLRDTELENLDPSADQGRQIFEALSQLQPRGIKLSIAVNSPQSSDQDTTTLSDTGAEVRNVDLKVLTGGIIHTKLWVVDKKHVYVGSANMDWRSLTQVKELGATVYNCSCLAQDMEKIFQMYFYLGKKDHFIPALWPTEYTADSSKEYPLSLKLNGVPSKVYLSSAPPSLCGDGRTDDLTAIIDVIQDAQKFIYISVMDYLPMSEYSTPKRFWPTIDTQLRVAACEKRVQVRLLVSCWEHSYPPMFVFLESLDVLKQKPLECKIEVKIFHVGPNPGQRKIPFTRVNHAKYMVTDRVAYIGTSNWSESYFTQTAGVGIVINQTDASVTEDQTTVQNQLEAVFLRDWNSNHAVFLEKEHSKKCHVHHN, encoded by the exons ATGAAAATGGGCAGAAGGAAAGTTGAACAGGAAACTCCGGTGAGAAGGTCCTCCCGCCTTAGGGATATCCCGCCCGATAAG ACAGGTATTATGGAACCCAGTCAACAATCAGAATCCAGGACAGATGACTGGATCGGACCTCACCTACGGAAAAGTATAAAAGCTTATAGAAATCCCACATCAGCACCAGAACCTACATCAGAACCAGAACCCAACAGCAAACCTACtaaggaaaag GAAATACCTGATGAAGATCCAAAGGAGATTGCTCCAGCCAAGGTGCATTCAACAAAAATTCCTACTTACCATGGGTCAACAGTGAAAATTCCCCTTCCAATGCAGATAACAGCAGCAGAACCAAGAGTTATGCTAGGATTTAGGGTTCCTATGAAATTAGACAGAAGGGAAATCACACCAGAGACAACCAGATCAGACAGCCCCATCTCAGATCAAGGGGCCACACTGAAAGGAACTGACGATGTACAGGAAAAACTTGTTTCTCCACCTGCAGAAACTGTAAAACATATTCCAATCCAATCAGTCTTGGAAGAAAAAGTCaaagctgaaattactaagcctgACACAGAAATCTTACAACCACGTACTAAACAGGACAGATTGCCTAGAGGAAAATTTGCTAAG CCAAACACTATAATGACTCTGAAAAACTTAAAACCCGTGACTACAGGACACACAAAAAAGAGG TACTTGTCATTTTTGTGGCTATTCCTTCTACCAATACTTGCAGTGATTTTGTGGTATTACGAAATTCCAAGATCTGGCAAAGCCCTCCTTCAAGAGATGTCATTTGTCTCGGACCCATCCATTTTTGTAGGCATGTTTATGGGTCCAGAAGAGCTTTGTGAATCTGACTGCAG CTTTCAGCTGGTTGAGAGCATACCTACTGGGCTTGAATACCCAGAAGGTAGTCCTCTGTATCCATCCATATTTCAAGCATGGAAGCATCTTTTAAATGAAGCTAATGGCAGCGTGGATATTGCagctttttactttacattaaGAGATACAGAATTGGAAAACTTAGATCCTTCAGCTGATCAG GGCAGGCAGATCTTTGAAGCACTCTCTCAGCTGCAGCCTCGGGGAATAAAGCTAAGCATAGCAGTCAACAGTCCACAGTCTTCAGACCAAGACACCACAACTCTTTCTGATACAG GTGCTGAGGTGCGTAACGTAGATTTAAAGGTGCTGACTGGTGGAATCATTCACACAAAGTTGTGGGTTGTGGACAAAAAACATGTTTATGTTGGCAGTGCGAATATGGACTGGCGATCTCTAACACAG GTAAAGGAATTAGGTGCCACAGTTTATAATTGCAGCTGTTTGGCCCAAGATATGGAGAAGATTTTCCAGATGTACTTTTATCTGGGAAAGAAAGATCACTTCATTCCAGCGCTCTGGCCTACTGAATATACTGCAGATTCCAGTAAAGAGTACCCTCTTAGCCTTAAGCTTAATGGTGTTCCATCAAAAGTATACTTATCG AGTGCCCCTCCTTCTCTCTGTGGAGATGGTCGCACTGATGACTTGACTGCAATTATTGATGTCATCCAAGATGCTCAGAAATTCATCTACATTTCTGTCATGGACTATTTACCAATGTCTGAATATAGTACACCCAAAAG GTTCTGGCCAACCATTGACACTCAGCTTAGAGTTGCTGCTTGTGAGAAAAGAGTACAAGTGCGTTTGCTAGTGAGCTGCTGGGAGCATTCATATCCTCCAATGTTTGTCTTCCTTGAGTCCTTGGATGTTCTAAAACAGAAACCACTGGAATGCAAAATAGAAGTG AAAATATTCCATGTTGGCCCTAATCCTGGCCAAAGGAAGATTCCCTTTACCAGAGTGAATCATGCCAAGTACATGGTGACTGACAGAGTAGCTTACATAG
- the pld7 gene encoding 5'-3' exonuclease PLD3 isoform X2: MEPSQQSESRTDDWIGPHLRKSIKAYRNPTSAPEPTSEPEPNSKPTKEKEIPDEDPKEIAPAKVHSTKIPTYHGSTVKIPLPMQITAAEPRVMLGFRVPMKLDRREITPETTRSDSPISDQGATLKGTDDVQEKLVSPPAETVKHIPIQSVLEEKVKAEITKPDTEILQPRTKQDRLPRGKFAKPNTIMTLKNLKPVTTGHTKKRYLSFLWLFLLPILAVILWYYEIPRSGKALLQEMSFVSDPSIFVGMFMGPEELCESDCSFQLVESIPTGLEYPEGSPLYPSIFQAWKHLLNEANGSVDIAAFYFTLRDTELENLDPSADQGRQIFEALSQLQPRGIKLSIAVNSPQSSDQDTTTLSDTGAEVRNVDLKVLTGGIIHTKLWVVDKKHVYVGSANMDWRSLTQVKELGATVYNCSCLAQDMEKIFQMYFYLGKKDHFIPALWPTEYTADSSKEYPLSLKLNGVPSKVYLSSAPPSLCGDGRTDDLTAIIDVIQDAQKFIYISVMDYLPMSEYSTPKRFWPTIDTQLRVAACEKRVQVRLLVSCWEHSYPPMFVFLESLDVLKQKPLECKIEVKIFHVGPNPGQRKIPFTRVNHAKYMVTDRVAYIGTSNWSESYFTQTAGVGIVINQTDASVTEDQTTVQNQLEAVFLRDWNSNHAVFLEKEHSKKCHVHHN; the protein is encoded by the exons ATGGAACCCAGTCAACAATCAGAATCCAGGACAGATGACTGGATCGGACCTCACCTACGGAAAAGTATAAAAGCTTATAGAAATCCCACATCAGCACCAGAACCTACATCAGAACCAGAACCCAACAGCAAACCTACtaaggaaaag GAAATACCTGATGAAGATCCAAAGGAGATTGCTCCAGCCAAGGTGCATTCAACAAAAATTCCTACTTACCATGGGTCAACAGTGAAAATTCCCCTTCCAATGCAGATAACAGCAGCAGAACCAAGAGTTATGCTAGGATTTAGGGTTCCTATGAAATTAGACAGAAGGGAAATCACACCAGAGACAACCAGATCAGACAGCCCCATCTCAGATCAAGGGGCCACACTGAAAGGAACTGACGATGTACAGGAAAAACTTGTTTCTCCACCTGCAGAAACTGTAAAACATATTCCAATCCAATCAGTCTTGGAAGAAAAAGTCaaagctgaaattactaagcctgACACAGAAATCTTACAACCACGTACTAAACAGGACAGATTGCCTAGAGGAAAATTTGCTAAG CCAAACACTATAATGACTCTGAAAAACTTAAAACCCGTGACTACAGGACACACAAAAAAGAGG TACTTGTCATTTTTGTGGCTATTCCTTCTACCAATACTTGCAGTGATTTTGTGGTATTACGAAATTCCAAGATCTGGCAAAGCCCTCCTTCAAGAGATGTCATTTGTCTCGGACCCATCCATTTTTGTAGGCATGTTTATGGGTCCAGAAGAGCTTTGTGAATCTGACTGCAG CTTTCAGCTGGTTGAGAGCATACCTACTGGGCTTGAATACCCAGAAGGTAGTCCTCTGTATCCATCCATATTTCAAGCATGGAAGCATCTTTTAAATGAAGCTAATGGCAGCGTGGATATTGCagctttttactttacattaaGAGATACAGAATTGGAAAACTTAGATCCTTCAGCTGATCAG GGCAGGCAGATCTTTGAAGCACTCTCTCAGCTGCAGCCTCGGGGAATAAAGCTAAGCATAGCAGTCAACAGTCCACAGTCTTCAGACCAAGACACCACAACTCTTTCTGATACAG GTGCTGAGGTGCGTAACGTAGATTTAAAGGTGCTGACTGGTGGAATCATTCACACAAAGTTGTGGGTTGTGGACAAAAAACATGTTTATGTTGGCAGTGCGAATATGGACTGGCGATCTCTAACACAG GTAAAGGAATTAGGTGCCACAGTTTATAATTGCAGCTGTTTGGCCCAAGATATGGAGAAGATTTTCCAGATGTACTTTTATCTGGGAAAGAAAGATCACTTCATTCCAGCGCTCTGGCCTACTGAATATACTGCAGATTCCAGTAAAGAGTACCCTCTTAGCCTTAAGCTTAATGGTGTTCCATCAAAAGTATACTTATCG AGTGCCCCTCCTTCTCTCTGTGGAGATGGTCGCACTGATGACTTGACTGCAATTATTGATGTCATCCAAGATGCTCAGAAATTCATCTACATTTCTGTCATGGACTATTTACCAATGTCTGAATATAGTACACCCAAAAG GTTCTGGCCAACCATTGACACTCAGCTTAGAGTTGCTGCTTGTGAGAAAAGAGTACAAGTGCGTTTGCTAGTGAGCTGCTGGGAGCATTCATATCCTCCAATGTTTGTCTTCCTTGAGTCCTTGGATGTTCTAAAACAGAAACCACTGGAATGCAAAATAGAAGTG AAAATATTCCATGTTGGCCCTAATCCTGGCCAAAGGAAGATTCCCTTTACCAGAGTGAATCATGCCAAGTACATGGTGACTGACAGAGTAGCTTACATAG